In Triticum urartu cultivar G1812 chromosome 6, Tu2.1, whole genome shotgun sequence, the following proteins share a genomic window:
- the LOC125515809 gene encoding uncharacterized protein LOC125515809 — protein MARSAMSGLVLLLLCATCRLALGITDGLLANGNFERGPQPSQLRGTQVVGASSIPSWRTSGFVEYIPSGRKQGDMVLVVPEGAYAVRLGNEASIAQRLRGAVPGARYSLTFSAARTCAQAERLNVSASGQSGVLVMQTMYSSNGWDSYSWAWDATADEVEVVVHNPGVTEDPACGPLIDSVAIKTLTPPRRTNKNLVKNGDFEEGPYIIPGTKWGVLIPSRMVDEHSPLPGWMVESLKAVKYIDSDHFAVPRGRRAVELLAGRESAIAQVIRTVPGKQYALSFSVGDASNTCRGSLMVEAYAGRESTKVPYESAGQGGAAKRAVLPFRATSSRTRVVFFSSFYNTRTDDMSSLCGPVIDDVAVVSVRARPPKRP, from the exons ATGGCAAGGTCCGCCATGTCCGGGCTAGTGCTCCTGCTGCTCTGTGCAACCTGCAGGTTGGCGCTAGGAATCACCGATG GGCTGCTGGCCAACGGCAACTTCGAGCGCGGGCCGCAGCCGTCGCAGCTGCGCGGGACGCAGGTGGTGGGCGCGTCGTCGATCCCGTCGTGGCGGACGTCGGGGTTCGTGGAGTACATCCCGTCGGGGCGGAAGCAGGGGGACATGGTGCTGGTCGTCCCCGAGGGCGCCTACGCCGTGCGCCTGGGCAACGAGGCGTCCATCGCGCAGCGCCTCCGCGGGGCCGTCCCCGGCGCGCGCTACAGCCTCACCTTCAGCGCGGCGAGGACGTGCGCGCAGGCGGAGCGCCTCAACGTGTCCGCGTCCGGCCAGTCCGGCGTGCTGGTCATGCAGACCATGTACAGCAGCAACGGCTGGGACTCCTACTCCTGGGCCTGGGACGCCACCGCCGACGAGGTCGAGGTCGTCGTCCACAACCCCGGCGTCACCGAGGACCCCGCCTGCGGCCCCCTCATCGACTCTGTCGCCATCAAGACCCTCACCCCGCCCCGCCGCACCAACA AGAACCTGGTGAAGAATGGTGATTTCGAGGAGGGGCCGTACATCATCCCCGGGACCAAGTGGGGGGTGCTGATCCCGTCGCGGATGGTGGACGAGCACTCGCCGCTGCCGGGCTGGATGGTGGAGTCGCTCAAGGCCGTCAAGTACATCGACAGCGACCACTTCGCGGTGCCGCGGGGGCGCCGGGCCGTGGAGCTGCTGGCGGGGAGGGAGAGCGCGATCGCACAGGTGATCCGCACCGTGCCGGGGAAGCAGTACGCGCTGTCCTTCAGCGTGGGCGACGCCAGCAACACGTGCCGCGGGTCGCTCATGGTGGAGGCCTACGCCGGCAGGGAGTCCACCAAGGTGCCGTACGAGTCGGCGGGGCAGGGCGGCGCCGCCAAGCGGGCCGTGCTCCCGTTCCGCGCCACGTCGTCTCGCACGCGCGtcgtcttcttcagctccttcTACAACACCAGGACCGACGACATGAGCTCGCTCTGCGGGCCGGTGATCGACGACGTCGCCGTCGTCAGCGTGCGCGCCCGGCCGCCAAAGCGCCCCTAG